The nucleotide window TCCTCGGAGACATCTCGCTGGCCGACCAGCGGTTCGCCTACCCGCTGAACCTGACGCTGGCGAATGCCTTCGTCGCGGAGCGGCTGGCGCTGGTGGGCGACGCGGCCCACGGGATGCATCCGATCGCGGGGCAGGGACTCAACGCCGGGCTGCGCGACGTGGCGGCTCTGGCCGACGTGCTGGGCCACGCGGTGCGCCGGGGCGAGGATTTCGCCTCGCCGCTGGTGCTCGAACGCTACCAGCAGTGGCGGCGCTTCGACACCGCCTCGCTCGCGGCGGCGACCGACCTGTTCAATCGGCTCTTCTCGAACGACAACCCGCTTCTGCGGCTCGGCCGCGACCTCGGGATGGCGGCGGTGAACGCGCTGCCCGGTCTGCGCCGCGGCTTCATCCGCGAGGCTGCCGGCATTTCCGGAGACCTGCCCGAGCTGATGCGCGGCTGAGGCCGGACCGGGGCAGGGCGAGGGCAGGGCGCACAGCCGCCGGCCCGCACATGGCGAAACGGCGGAAAATGCAACGCCAAAGGGGGCTTGCACGCTTTGCCGGCCCCCTGAGGCTTTCGCGCCACATCCCCGCTCCGCCGGATCACGGCGCTGGACGAGGCGCCGGCCAATCCCGTATCCTTCCGGCAAAACGGGGCGAAAACGACCCCGAAAAACATAAGCAGTACCACAGGCAGCCAAAGGCAGACTTGCCCATGTTTCCCGAGCGGTTCTCGAACCTGCCGCCCTATGCGTTCCCGCGTCTGCGGGCGCTGCTCGACGCGCATGCGCCGGGCGGTCCGGTGACTCACATGTCGATCGGCGAGCCCAAGCACCCGTTTCCCGAGTGGGTGGGCGAGGTGCTGGCGGCCAACGTCGGGGGATTCGCGAAGTATCCGCCGAACGAGGGCACGCCCGAGTTGCAGGCGGCGATTGCCGACTGGATCGCGCGCCGCTACGGCGTGACGCTGGATCCGGGCACCTGCGTCGCGCCGCTGAACGGCACGCGCGAAGGGCTCTACAACGCGGCGATGGCCCTCGGTCCCGAAACCAAGCGCGGCCAGCGGCCGACCGTGTTGATGCCGAATCCGTTCTACCAGGTCTACGCGGTCGCCGCGGCGTCGATCGACGCCGAGCCGGTGTTCGTCAACGCGACCTCGGAAAGCGGGCATCTTCCCGATTACGAGAGCCTGCCCGGGGACATCCTCGACCGCGCGACGCTGTGCTACATCTGCTCGCCCGCGAATCCGCAGGGCGCCGCGGCCGACCGGGCCTACTGGACCCGGCTGATCAGGCTCGCGGAGAAGCATGATTTCCGTATCCTCGCCGACGAGTGCTACTCGGAAATCTACCGGGGCGAGGCGCCGGTGGGCGCGTTGCAGGTGGCGCATGAGATCGGCGCGGATCCCGAACGCGTGGTGATCTTCCATTCGCTGTCGAAGCGGTCGAACCTGCCCGGGCTCCGCTCGGGGTTCGTCGCCGGCGGACCGGAGTGCATTGCCCGTATCCGGCAACTGCGCGCCTACGCCGGTGCCCCGCTGCCGCTGCCGATCCAGCGCGTCAGCGAGAGGGTCTGGGCCG belongs to Salipiger profundus and includes:
- a CDS encoding aminotransferase class I/II-fold pyridoxal phosphate-dependent enzyme, with the translated sequence MFPERFSNLPPYAFPRLRALLDAHAPGGPVTHMSIGEPKHPFPEWVGEVLAANVGGFAKYPPNEGTPELQAAIADWIARRYGVTLDPGTCVAPLNGTREGLYNAAMALGPETKRGQRPTVLMPNPFYQVYAVAAASIDAEPVFVNATSESGHLPDYESLPGDILDRATLCYICSPANPQGAAADRAYWTRLIRLAEKHDFRILADECYSEIYRGEAPVGALQVAHEIGADPERVVIFHSLSKRSNLPGLRSGFVAGGPECIARIRQLRAYAGAPLPLPIQRVSERVWADEEHVVENRARYAAKFEMADRIFAGVPGYEPPQAGFFLWLPVEDGEAAALKLWTETGVRVLPGLFLSRDTEAGNPGRAFIRVALVAPEDETEQGLTRIRDCLYER